One Lacticaseibacillus rhamnosus genomic window carries:
- a CDS encoding lysophospholipid acyltransferase family protein, translated as MVKVVTYQRLTDDIVTAPNQKDRLPANYCWKPTLGFRFKADLVYAGAWLFAQGYCRIGVQVRHRSVLRQAAGRGYFVYGNHTQPFGDVFTPMRVNQARRVATLAAPANLSVPILGRLVPYGGGLLVPKQLHQLRAFNTEIKRLIAAKQVVMIYPEAHVWPYYTGIRPFESGAFHYPAELNAPVFVTTMTYQRRHWWPRPKRILYVDGPYWPDQQLPLKMRQKQLATTVRTVMKKRAKLSNVAYIHYQQQKEAQP; from the coding sequence GTGGTAAAAGTTGTGACTTATCAGCGACTAACCGATGATATTGTGACTGCCCCTAATCAAAAAGATCGGCTTCCTGCTAATTACTGTTGGAAGCCGACGTTGGGTTTTCGCTTCAAGGCCGATCTGGTTTATGCCGGTGCGTGGCTGTTTGCTCAGGGGTATTGCCGCATCGGGGTGCAGGTGCGTCATCGCAGCGTTTTACGCCAGGCAGCCGGTCGCGGTTACTTTGTTTATGGCAACCACACGCAGCCATTTGGGGATGTTTTTACGCCGATGCGCGTTAATCAGGCGCGACGGGTGGCGACATTAGCGGCACCGGCAAATTTGAGTGTCCCGATTCTTGGACGGTTGGTTCCATACGGCGGTGGTCTATTAGTCCCCAAACAGTTGCACCAACTACGCGCCTTTAATACTGAAATCAAACGGTTAATTGCGGCCAAACAAGTTGTGATGATCTATCCGGAGGCTCACGTTTGGCCATATTATACCGGTATCCGCCCGTTTGAGTCCGGTGCATTTCATTATCCGGCTGAACTAAATGCACCCGTATTTGTCACCACCATGACTTATCAACGGCGACACTGGTGGCCTCGGCCTAAACGCATTTTGTATGTCGATGGTCCTTATTGGCCGGATCAGCAGCTGCCATTAAAAATGCGCCAAAAACAGTTAGCAACCACAGTCCGGACCGTAATGAAGAAGCGAGCTAAATTGAGCAACGTTGCCTATATTCACTATCAGCAGCAAAAGGAGGCGCAACCGTGA